GGCGTCGACTTCGACGGTGTTGGCAAAGGTGCCCTGGGGGCGATCCATCAGCGCGGCCAGCATCTGGCCGGTCTGGTTGCTGTCGTCGGAAATCGACTGCTTGCCCAGCATGACGATGCCGGGGTTCTCTTCCTCGGCAATCGCCTTCAGGATCTTGGCAACCGCCAGCGGTTCGACCTCGTCATCGGTTTCGACCAGGATTGCGCGGTCTGCACCCATGGCGAGCGCGGTACGCAGCGTTTCCTGCGCCTTTGCCGGGCCGATGGAGACGGCAACGATTTCCTCTGCCTTGCCGGCTTCCTTCAGGCGGATGGCTTCCTCGACGGCGATTTCGTCGAAGGGGTTCATGCTCATCTTCACGTTGGCAAGATCCACGCCGGAGCCGTCCGCTTTCACACGGGGCTTCACGTTGTAGTCGATCACCCGCTTGACGGGGACGAGGATTTTCATGTGGGTTCCTTCCTCTCGAAATTGGTGCCCCGAAACGGGGCAGGCCGCATCGGCGGCCGCTTACTTCATCGAATGATGGAACAGCGTTTGCGTTCCATTTACGTTTACGTCAAGGGCAGGGCAGGAGGCACCGCGCTGACGTAGCGGCAGGTTGCCGCATCGGGCAGCGCGGTTGGCCCCGTGACAGGCGAATCAGGCCGCCTGCTTGACCTCCGCGACGATTTTCTTCGCCGCATCGCCCAGGTCGTCGGCCGCAACGATGGGCAGGCCGGAATTGTTCAGGATGTCCTTGCCCTGGTCGACATTGGTGCCTTCGAGGCGGACGACCAGCGGCACGTCCAGTTCGACTTCCCTGGCCGCCACGACGATGCCTTCCGCAATCGTGTCGCAGCGCATGATGCCGCCGAAGATATTGACGAGGATGCCCTCGACCGCCGGGTCCTTCAGGATGATCTTGAACGCCGCGGTGACCTTCTCGGTCGTCGCGCCGCCGCCCACGTCGAGGAAGTTCGCCGGGAAGGCGCCGTTCAGCTTGATGATGTCCATCGTTGCCATGGCCAGGCCTGCGCCATTGACCATGCAGCCGATATTGCCGTCCAGCTTGATGTAGGCGAGGTCGTATTCGCTCGCTTCGACTTCGGCCGGGTCTTCCTCGGTCTCGTCGCGCATCTCTTCCACGTCCTTGTGGCGATAGAGCGCGTTGCCGTCGAAGCTCATCTTGGTGTCGAGGACGAGGAGATTGCCTTCCTTGTCTTCCACCAGCGGATTGATCTCGAGCATTTCCATGTCGAGGTCCATGAAGGCGGTGTAGAGCTGTTTCGCCAGCTTCTGGCACTGCTTGTTGGTGTCGCCCGTCAGCTTGAGCGCGAAGGCAACGGCACGGCCGTGATGGGGCATGAAGCCCTGCGCCGGGTCGATGGTGATGGTGGTGATCTTCTCGGGCGTCTCGTGCGCGACGTCCTCGATGTCCATCCCGCCTTCGGTCGACGCGATCATGGCAACCTGGCCGGTGGCGCGATCGACCAGCATCGACAGGTAGTATTCGTGTTCGATGTCGACGCCGTCGGTGACGTAGAGGCGGTTCACCTGCTTGCCCTCGTCACCGGTCTGGATGGTGACCAGCGTGTTGCCGAGCATTTCCTTCGCATTCGCTTCGACATCGTCGATGCTCTGCGACAGACGCACGCCGCCCTTGGCATCGGGGCCCAGTTCCTTGAACTTGCCCTTGCCGCGGCCGCCTGCGTGGATCTGCGCCTTCACGACATAGAGCGGCCCGGGAAGCTTCTTCGCGCCTTCGACCGCTTCTTCGACCGTCATCGCGGCGTGTCCCGTGGGAACGGCGATGCCGTATTTCGCGAGCAGTTCCTTGGCTTGGTACTCATGGATGTTCATGGGGCGCTGTGTCCTGTTGTTCTCGTCAGGGGAAGGATGGCTTTGCTGTGGGGCCTTTGCATGGATGAGCCAGCTTGAAAAGTGCCTGCGGCGCGTCCAATTGCAGCGCCAGAGATCATGATCGACCACGAACGCTTTGCCGCGATCGTCCGCGAGGCGGGCGCGATCGCCCATTCCCACTGGCCCGGTGCAGGCCATGACCTGGAGTCGTGGGAGAAAAAGCCGGGCGATCCCGTCTGCGAGGCGGACCTCGCCGTCGATCGCTTCCTGCGCCGCGAACTGGGCGCGTTGCTGCCGGCGGCCGGGTGGCTGTCCGAGGAAACGACCGATACGCCCGAGCGCCAGCAGCAGCGGCTGATCTGGCTGGTCGACCCGGTGGACGGTACGCGCGATTTCATCCGCGGTCGCAAGGGCTGGGCGGTATCCGTCGCCTTGGTCAGCGAAGGACGCCCGCTCATCGGGATGCTCAGCGCACTGGCGCGGGGGGAAGAATGGATCGCGGTGGCGGGACAGGGCTCGACCCGCAACGGACAGGTGCTGAAAGCATCGACGCGGGAGGATTTGTCCGGCGCGCGTATCCCGGCCGATTCGCTGATGAAGGAAGACCGGCTGATGGAAATGGTCGACAAGCCCAATTCCATCGCGCTGCGCGTCGCCATGGTTGCTGCCGACGAAGCGGACCTGATCGCGACGCTGCGCTGGGGGTTCGAATGGGACATAGGCGCCGCAACCCTGATCGCCCGCGAGGCAGGGGCTGCGGTCAGCGATGCGTTCGGCAGGGTCTTTGCCTATAACAAGCGCGATCCCCGCAGTTTCGGGCTGCTCGTCAGCGCCCCCGGCATTCACCGTCAGGCGGTGGACCACCTCGCCGACCGGGCGCGGATCGTGGCCGCTCGTCCCAAGGACTAGGCCGGGAATTCGCGGCGGTCATGAAAAAGGGGCCCGCATCGCTGCAGGCCCCCTTTTTCTTGCATCGGCGCGAGGCTGATCAGTTGCCCTGGGCCTGGGCCACATCGGCCTGGCTGATCGGGGTGATCTTGATTTCGACGCGGCGGTTCGCTGCGCGGCCGGCCGGGGTGTCGTTCGTCGACTTGAAGTAACGCGGATCTTCGCCGTAGCCCTGCGTCGCCATCCGGGCACGGGCCACGCCGCGAGCAGCGAGATAGTCGGCAACCGCATTCGCGCGGCGCTGCGACAGTTCGAGGTTGTAGGCGTCCGAACCGGTCGAATCGGTGAAGCCGTACACGTCGATCAGGCTGTTGGGATATTTGATCAGGCTGTTGGCGATCACGTCGAGCGTTCCCTGGAAGGCAGGCGTGATGGTTGCCGAATCGACTGCGAAGGTAACGCCATCGGGCAGGTTCACCAGGATCGCTTCCTGGTCGCCGATCTCGGTCACGTCGACGCCCGTGCCTTCGGTCATCTCGTCCAGTTCCTTGATCTGGTCGTCGAACTGCTTCCCGATGACTGCGCCCGCGCTACCGCCGATGCCGGCACCGATGATGCGCGCGGTCGAACCGCCGATCACGTCGCCCAGCAGGTAGCCAGCCGCACCGCCCAGCACGGAGCCGATCGCCGTGCGGGAAATCTTCTGCTCCCCGGTGTTGGGATCGGTAACGCAGGCCGACAGGCCCATCAGCGAGGTTGCGGCCAGCGCCGAGACGAGAATACGAGATTTCTTCATTATGGTCATTCCCCAAAAATTCGGCCCGGAAGGGCCGGCGGGCATTTCCCCGCACGTCACGATAGTGCGCGCCCACCGCGCGCTTCTCGCTATACCAACCTTGGTCGCGGTCTCCTGTTCCCGTGATGAACGGCAGGGCCATGTACCGGACAGGCTGGCGTGGCCGCACAATTGTGCTAGCGCGGGCGAACTGTGACACCCTTTCCCTGGACCGACCTGCTCATCATCGCGGGACTGATTGTGCTCAACGGCATCTTCGCGATGTCGGAACTGGCTATCGTCTCTGCCAAGCCCACGAAACTGCGGGCGAAGGCCGACAAGGGAAGCCGCGGGGCCGAGACGGCTATCGAACTGGCGGGCAATCCCGGCAAGTTTCTCTCGACCGTCCAGATCGGGATCACCCTCGTGGCCATCATCTCGGGTGCGTATTCGGGTGCGAGCCTGGGTGGCCCGGTCGGCGAACGGCTGGTCGGTCTGGGCTTGCCGGCCGACCTCGCAGACCGGGCCGGGTTTGCGCTGGTCATCGCGCTGACGACCTATTTCACGCTGGTCATCGGTGAACTCGTGCCCAAGCAGCTGGCGCTCAGGCTGGCAGTGCCCATCGCCGTCGCCATGGCCGGACCCATGCGCTGGCTGGCCATTATCGCCGCGCCTTTCGTCTGGGTCCTCGATACCTCGTCCGCCGCCATCGTTCGCCTGCTGGGTGTCCGCCCCGGCGGGCAGGCGAGCGTCACGGCGGAAGAACTGCACATGCTGTTCGCCGACGCGACCCAGACGGGTGTGCTGGAGGAAGAACAGAGCGCCATCCTGACCGGCGTCGTCCGCCTTGCCGAAAGGCCTGTGCGCGAAGTGATGACGCCGCGAACCGAACTCGACTGGCTGGACATCGACGACGACGAGGCGGCCATCGCCCTCAAGATAGCGGAGAGCCCGCATTCGCTCCTGCCTATTGCGCAGGGCTCCCCGGACAAGGTTCTGGGCGTCGTCAAGGTACGCGAAGTCCTGGCCGCGCAGCTTGCCGGGCTGCCGGTCGACTTGCAGGCCCTCTCGAAAAAGCCCGAGATCGTGCCGGACCAGCTCGACGCGCTCGATGCGCTGCGCGTGCTGCAGCAGGCGGATATCGCGATGGCGATGGTGCATGACGAATACGGGCATCTCGACGGGATCGTGACCTCGGTCGATCTCCTCACCGCCATTGTCGGGCAGTTTGCCAGCGATGTGGACCAGGGCGACATCCCGGAAATCGTCGAACGTGCCGACGGCTCCCTGCTGGTGTCGGGCGCGATGGCGGCCGATGCGCTGGCGGACAAGATCGGCATCGAATACGACGAATCGCGTGAATTCGCGACCGTGGCAGGGTTCGCGCTGGCGGTGCTGAAGCATTTCCCGCAGGAAGGCGAAAGCTTCGGCGAACAGGGCTGGACGTTCGAGATCGTCGACATGGACGGGCGCAAGATCGACAAATTGCTGGTCAGCCGCACGCCCGAATGAGGGGCGTTCATCCACCTCGCTAACCCGTCAGAGCAGAATCGTCGGACATGCTTACCGGCTGTTAACCATCCTGCGCGATACCGGTCCCCGGACAAGGGGGATATACCGATGCCGCAGACTGCCAACGCTTCTCTCGCCATTGCCGAAATGCGCGAATTTGCAAGCTTCACTGCTGCAGAGCAGCGTTACATCCGCCGCAGCCTGGATGTCGGCTTCGGCCGGTGCGACGCGTTCAAGACATGGGCACGCGACGCTGCGGAGAATGCCGGTATCCGGCGGCAATATGTGGCCTACCAAGAGCTAAAGCGGCTGCGCGAGGACATGCCTGCCGATCCCGAAGGGGACCATATCGACGGATTCATCGGGACGCTGACCCGGGTGGCGGCCTTCGACCTGTCGCAGGAAAGGATCGACGGGTTCTCCGCTTTCCGCTTCCTCTACGAACGCCTACTCGGCGCGCAGGCCCGGCCATGGCTGCCGAGCGCCTTCGTCGCCGCAGCGGCCCTGCCGCACATTCGCCCGGAACGCCGCCGGATGCTGCTGCAATCGCTCAGCGAAGCTGCCGCGACAGCACCGGGATGGTCGGAAACGGAACCCGGCTTCTATCCCGAATATGTGGAAGCGGAAGCGGCTTGACGGCAAGTTCAATTGGAAATGCAAAGTTCCCCTGTCCAGGCAGAGTTCGAGCCATATTCCTGGTGCGGGAAGATTCTCGACCATTTCGCACGAGCCGAGCAGGCTTTGGGTCGCCTATCGATTGCATTGCAGCTGCCAATCACAAATGGCTCTCTCAGTTCTTTGAACGAAGTCCGAAATCTGCTGCAAGGCTCGGGCGGTAGAAAAGCAAAAGCGCTCGACACGCGGATTGGGAGATGGTGCTCGAACCGTCCTTATCGAAACTTGCTAGCCCATGCTTCAGTCCGAATTCTGTTCGATGAAGCTGGCCAGAAATTCCTTCAGACCCGGCATCTGCCAAGAGATCTTACAGATGTGACACCGGACCGGGTATGGACAGAAGCAGAGTGCCAAGAGTTGCTGCGCCAGGTGACCAATGATGGTCGATCAATCTGCGATCATGTCGATGCTTTGCTTGCAGACAGCGCGCTGATCAAAACTGTGCGTGGACACTAACTCCGATACAATCCGTCCAGCCGGTCCTGATACCGCTCGCGTATCTTGTGGCGGCGGATTTTCATGCTGGGGGTCATTTCCTCGTTCTCGACGGCGAACGGCTCGTCCGCGAAGGTGAACTGGCGGACCTTTTCGGTGACCGACAATTCCTTGTTCACGCGGTCGACCGCTGCGCGGATCGCGGCCTTGAACTCGGGCAGGTCCTGTACCGCGCTGCAATCGAATTTCTTGCCCTGCGACTGGCACCATTCCAGCTGCCACTCGGCGTCGGGCACGATCAGGCCGACGACGTAGGGACGGCGATCGCCGCTCACCATGGCCTGTCCGATTTCCGGCTGCAGCGTCAGCATGCCCTCGATCTTCTGCGGCGCGACATTATCGCCCTTGTCGTTGACGATCATGTCCTTCTTGCGGTCGGTGATCTTGATCCGGCCTGCCTCGTCGATATGGCCGATATCACCGGTATGCAGCCACGGTTCGCCCGAGGGATCGGCGGGGTCGGGGATCAGGGTGCGCTTCGTTTCGGCCTCGTTCTGCCAGTATCCCTTCATCACCAGCTCGCCGCGGCAGAGGATTTCGCCGTCCTCGGCGATCTTCACCTCCACGCCTTTCATCGGCGGGCCGACCGTGTCCATGGCGATCCCGGCAGCCGGGCGGTTGCAGCTGATGACCGGACCGCTTTCGGTCTGGCCGTAGCCCTGCAGCATCGTCAGCCCCATCGAATCGAAAAAGATGCCGACATCGGGATTGAGCGGCGCGCCGCCTGATACCATCGCCTTGATCCGGCCGCCGAAACGGTCGCGGATCTTCGGACGCAGCGTGCGCTCGAGGATGAAGTCCATCGGCCTGTCCAGCAGCTTGGTCCGGCCTTCCGCGCGCCGTTCCCCGATCTGCAGCGCGCGGTCCATCATGTAGTTGGCAGCGCCGCCCTGCTTCGCCACCTGCTTCATGATGCGCGTGCGCAGGACTTCGAACAGGCGGGGGACGACGACCATGATGGTCGGCCTGGTTTCCTCGATATTGCTGGCGAGCTTTTCCAGCCCTTCGGCGTAATAGATCTGCGCGCCGACGCCGATCGGCAGGAATTGCCCGCCGGAATGCTCGTATGCGTGGCTGAGCGGAAGGAACGACAGGAAGCGCTCGTCTTCCTCCAGCCCGAGATCGTGCATCAGGATTTCAGCCGCGCCCACGACATTGCACAGGATAGCGCCGTGATGCTGCATGACGCCGCGCGGTGCGCCGCCCGTCCCGCTGGTGTAGATGATGCAGGCCGTCGTCTCGCGCGTGATGCCGGCAAGGCGCGCTTCGACCGCAGCGCGGGCTTCCTGTGCGTCGCCGTCCACCAGTCCGGCCCATTCGTGGCAATGCAGATTGCCACCTTGGTAGGAGCGCACGCCGTCGATCGGGATGATATGTTCGGCAATCCCTGTGCGGAAGATGGCGGGGATCAGCGGGGCCGACAGTTTCTCGTTCGACACGATGACGGCCTTCGCGCCCGAATTGTCCAGGATATGGACATGATCGCGCTCGGTATTCGTGGTGTAGGCCGGCACGGTGATGCAGCCTGCCGCCATGATGGCGAGGTCGGCGATGCACCATTCGGGCCGGTTTTCCGACACCAGCATCACACGGTCGCCCTCGGCAAGGCCGATGCGGCGCAGGTTTTCGGCCAGGACGCAGACCTGCTCGGCGACTTCGCGCCAGCTCTGGGTCTTCCACTCGCCGCCCGTCTTCCTGCCAAGGAACGGCTTGTCGCCGTTCTCGTCGGCGCGCTTGAGGAAGAGATCGACGAGATTGCTCGCCTGTTCGATATTACTCAGTTGCAAACCTGCTGCTCCTGCATCCCAAGAAGGTCCACCGTCTGCGCGGCTTTCGCGCTGGCTCTACGCTGCTGCCCGTCGGGCGACAAGCGCAGCCTATTCCGCGCCCGAAAGGCGGAGGACGGAATCGAGGCGCGGATCGTACACCGCGTCCCACCCATTGCCGGTTCGCAGGGCCCCGTTGGTCCGGTAGAGGAAATCGCTGGTCTCGATCCTCGTATGACCCAGCGCCGCCAGCTGCGGGATCGCCTCTTCCAGCCAGCTATTGTCTTCCACGATCACGCGGTCGCCAAAGCCCATGATCATCGGCTGGGCCAGCGCCTCGCGCAGGGGCAGGCCGAAATCGATTACTCCGACAATGGCTCTCGCGGTCTGGATCGGAATGGTCGGTCCGCCAGCGGCGCCGACTGCCAGGAAGGGCTTGCCGGAAGGGTCGTACACCACGGTCGGCGACATCGAACTGCGCGGCCGCTTGCCCCCTTCCACACGGTTCGCGACCGGCACGCCGCCGCGTTCGGGCGAGAAGCTGAAATCCGTCAGCTCGTTATTGAGATAGAACCCGCGATACATCAGGCCCGATCCGAAAGCGCCCTCGATGGTCGAGGTGTAACTGATCATGGTGCCGTCGGGTCCGATAGTGACGAAATGAGTCGTGCCGCTTTCCGGGTAGTGGCCACCCACGGCGCGGGCCTGCGGTGCGCCCTCGGGCGTGCCGGGTGCGAAATCCTCGCTCCGCCGCTTCGGGTCGAGAAGCAGCGAGCGCCCGGCGAGATAGGCAGGATCGACTAGCCCGGACACCGGGACGTCCACGAAATCCGCGTCGCCGGTGTAAAGCTCCCGGTCGGTATAGGCGAGCCGCTGCGATTCCAGGAACAGGTGCCATGCCTCGACAGAACGCGGGCCCATGCTGGCAAGGTCGAACCGCTCCAGCTGGCCAAGCATCTGCAGCACCGCAATCCCACCCGAAGATGGCGGGCCCATGCCGCATACCCGGTATCCGCGATAGCTCCCGCAGACGGCATCGCGCATGGCCGGTTCGTACTGTTCCACGTCGCTGGCCGTCATCGTCTGCGCCCGCGGGGTGTCCGCCGCGACATGGCGGGCAAGCCCGGCTGCGAAATCGCCGCTGTAGAAGCTGCCCGGCCCCTCCTCGGCCAGTTTCGTCAGCGTTGCCGCGAGTTCCGGCTGGCGGATCGTCGTTCCTATCGCCTTGGGCGTGCCGTCGGGTTCGAAGAAGGTCGCGCGCGCCTTCGCATCGTAGCCTGCCCGGTCGAGGCGGCCTTCCAGCACGGTGACGAGGCGCGGATTGACGACGAAGCCGTCGCGGGCGAGCCGGATGGCCGGTTCCACCAGCCGCGCCCATTCCAGCTTCCCGTGGCGTTCATGGGCCAGCTTCGCCAGGGCGACATTGCCCGGCACGCCCACGCTCAGCCCGCTGATGGTCGCCTCTTTCCCGGGAAGCGGGTTGCCCTCTGCATCGAGGAACCAGTCGGGGGTGGCGGCATGCGGCGCTTTCTCGCGCCCGTCATAGGTCACGACGTTGCCGTCCGGTGTTCCGCGCACGAAGAAGCCGCCCCCGCCAATGCCGGAGCTTTGCGGCTCGACCACTGTCAGGGCCAGCATGATGGCAATCGCGGCATCGGTCGCGCTGCCGCCGGCGGCGAGGATTTCCTCCCCGGCCGCGGTTGCGCGGAAATCGGCGGTCGCCACGACGCCCTTCGCTACCGGCGCCGCCGATTGCTCCTGCGGCTGCGGAGGGAGGGGCTGCGGCGCAGGGGACGCTTCGCCATAAGCTGCCGCGCAGGCGCTGAGCGCGAGCGGCGAGAGAGCTGTAACCAGGGCGGCGGTCAGGGTGCGTGCTTTCATGCCCGCAGGGCTATTGTGTTCCGACCGCCTCGGCAATGGTGGAAAAGCCCTCGCGCTGCACCAGCGCCTTCAGGTCCCGGTTGATCCTGCGGGCAAGGCCCGGTCCTTCATAGACCATCGCGCTGTAGAGCTGGACCATGCTGGCCCCCGCCCGGATGCGCGCCCATGCGTCCTCGGCCGAACCGATGCCTCCCACTCCGATCAGGGGTATGCGGCCGCCTGTCGCCAGGTGGAAATCGCGGACCCGCTGCAGGGCAAGGTCCCTGAGCGGTGCACCCGACAGGCCGCCTGCCTCAGCGCGGTCCGAGGACGACAGGACAGGCCGCGAAATCGTGGTGTTCGACACGATCAGCGCGGACAGCCGCGATTCCAGCGCGATGCGGGCGATGGCATCGATGTCTGCCGGTTCGAGATCGGGTGCCACTTTCAGGAAGACGGGATGCCTCGCAGGTTGTTCGTCCAGCGCTGCGAAGACAGCGTCGATCAGACCGGTCAGGGCGCTCTCGTCCTGCAAGGCGCGCAGGCCGGGCGTGTTGGGGCTGGAGATGTTGATCGTCAGGTAGTCGCCCTGCGGCGCCATCAGGCGCGCCATTCTTGCATAATCGTCGATCCGGTCGGCGGAATCCTTGTTCGCGCCGATATTGACCCCGACGATCCCGCCACGCCCTTTCCGCTTCGCAAGGCGCTGTGCCGCCTTGTCGCCGCCTGCATTGTTGAACCCCATCCGGTTGATGACGGCCCGGTCTTCCTTCAGCCGGAACAGGCGCGGCTTGGGATTGCCGGCCTGTGGGCGCGGCGTGACAGACCCGATCTCGACATGGCCGAAGCCGAGGCCCAGCAGCGCGTCGGGAACTTCCGCATCCTTGTCGTAACCGGCGGCGACCCCCACGGCATTGGGGAAATCGAGCCCGCCGACATTACAGGCCAGCAC
This is a stretch of genomic DNA from Erythrobacteraceae bacterium WH01K. It encodes these proteins:
- a CDS encoding electron transfer flavoprotein subunit beta/FixA family protein, which codes for MKILVPVKRVIDYNVKPRVKADGSGVDLANVKMSMNPFDEIAVEEAIRLKEAGKAEEIVAVSIGPAKAQETLRTALAMGADRAILVETDDEVEPLAVAKILKAIAEEENPGIVMLGKQSISDDSNQTGQMLAALMDRPQGTFANTVEVDADSVTVKREVDGGLQTVKLTLPAIVTTDLRLNEPRYASLPNIMKAKKKPLDTKTPADFGVDTGLRLTTTNVSEPPVRQAGEKVEDVDALVAKIKALGIA
- the sucC gene encoding ADP-forming succinate--CoA ligase subunit beta, with product MNIHEYQAKELLAKYGIAVPTGHAAMTVEEAVEGAKKLPGPLYVVKAQIHAGGRGKGKFKELGPDAKGGVRLSQSIDDVEANAKEMLGNTLVTIQTGDEGKQVNRLYVTDGVDIEHEYYLSMLVDRATGQVAMIASTEGGMDIEDVAHETPEKITTITIDPAQGFMPHHGRAVAFALKLTGDTNKQCQKLAKQLYTAFMDLDMEMLEINPLVEDKEGNLLVLDTKMSFDGNALYRHKDVEEMRDETEEDPAEVEASEYDLAYIKLDGNIGCMVNGAGLAMATMDIIKLNGAFPANFLDVGGGATTEKVTAAFKIILKDPAVEGILVNIFGGIMRCDTIAEGIVVAAREVELDVPLVVRLEGTNVDQGKDILNNSGLPIVAADDLGDAAKKIVAEVKQAA
- a CDS encoding 3'(2'),5'-bisphosphate nucleotidase CysQ produces the protein MIDHERFAAIVREAGAIAHSHWPGAGHDLESWEKKPGDPVCEADLAVDRFLRRELGALLPAAGWLSEETTDTPERQQQRLIWLVDPVDGTRDFIRGRKGWAVSVALVSEGRPLIGMLSALARGEEWIAVAGQGSTRNGQVLKASTREDLSGARIPADSLMKEDRLMEMVDKPNSIALRVAMVAADEADLIATLRWGFEWDIGAATLIAREAGAAVSDAFGRVFAYNKRDPRSFGLLVSAPGIHRQAVDHLADRARIVAARPKD
- a CDS encoding OmpA family protein, which codes for MKKSRILVSALAATSLMGLSACVTDPNTGEQKISRTAIGSVLGGAAGYLLGDVIGGSTARIIGAGIGGSAGAVIGKQFDDQIKELDEMTEGTGVDVTEIGDQEAILVNLPDGVTFAVDSATITPAFQGTLDVIANSLIKYPNSLIDVYGFTDSTGSDAYNLELSQRRANAVADYLAARGVARARMATQGYGEDPRYFKSTNDTPAGRAANRRVEIKITPISQADVAQAQGN
- a CDS encoding hemolysin family protein, with product MTPFPWTDLLIIAGLIVLNGIFAMSELAIVSAKPTKLRAKADKGSRGAETAIELAGNPGKFLSTVQIGITLVAIISGAYSGASLGGPVGERLVGLGLPADLADRAGFALVIALTTYFTLVIGELVPKQLALRLAVPIAVAMAGPMRWLAIIAAPFVWVLDTSSAAIVRLLGVRPGGQASVTAEELHMLFADATQTGVLEEEQSAILTGVVRLAERPVREVMTPRTELDWLDIDDDEAAIALKIAESPHSLLPIAQGSPDKVLGVVKVREVLAAQLAGLPVDLQALSKKPEIVPDQLDALDALRVLQQADIAMAMVHDEYGHLDGIVTSVDLLTAIVGQFASDVDQGDIPEIVERADGSLLVSGAMAADALADKIGIEYDESREFATVAGFALAVLKHFPQEGESFGEQGWTFEIVDMDGRKIDKLLVSRTPE
- a CDS encoding long-chain fatty acid--CoA ligase codes for the protein MQLSNIEQASNLVDLFLKRADENGDKPFLGRKTGGEWKTQSWREVAEQVCVLAENLRRIGLAEGDRVMLVSENRPEWCIADLAIMAAGCITVPAYTTNTERDHVHILDNSGAKAVIVSNEKLSAPLIPAIFRTGIAEHIIPIDGVRSYQGGNLHCHEWAGLVDGDAQEARAAVEARLAGITRETTACIIYTSGTGGAPRGVMQHHGAILCNVVGAAEILMHDLGLEEDERFLSFLPLSHAYEHSGGQFLPIGVGAQIYYAEGLEKLASNIEETRPTIMVVVPRLFEVLRTRIMKQVAKQGGAANYMMDRALQIGERRAEGRTKLLDRPMDFILERTLRPKIRDRFGGRIKAMVSGGAPLNPDVGIFFDSMGLTMLQGYGQTESGPVISCNRPAAGIAMDTVGPPMKGVEVKIAEDGEILCRGELVMKGYWQNEAETKRTLIPDPADPSGEPWLHTGDIGHIDEAGRIKITDRKKDMIVNDKGDNVAPQKIEGMLTLQPEIGQAMVSGDRRPYVVGLIVPDAEWQLEWCQSQGKKFDCSAVQDLPEFKAAIRAAVDRVNKELSVTEKVRQFTFADEPFAVENEEMTPSMKIRRHKIRERYQDRLDGLYRS
- the ggt gene encoding gamma-glutamyltransferase, encoding MKARTLTAALVTALSPLALSACAAAYGEASPAPQPLPPQPQEQSAAPVAKGVVATADFRATAAGEEILAAGGSATDAAIAIMLALTVVEPQSSGIGGGGFFVRGTPDGNVVTYDGREKAPHAATPDWFLDAEGNPLPGKEATISGLSVGVPGNVALAKLAHERHGKLEWARLVEPAIRLARDGFVVNPRLVTVLEGRLDRAGYDAKARATFFEPDGTPKAIGTTIRQPELAATLTKLAEEGPGSFYSGDFAAGLARHVAADTPRAQTMTASDVEQYEPAMRDAVCGSYRGYRVCGMGPPSSGGIAVLQMLGQLERFDLASMGPRSVEAWHLFLESQRLAYTDRELYTGDADFVDVPVSGLVDPAYLAGRSLLLDPKRRSEDFAPGTPEGAPQARAVGGHYPESGTTHFVTIGPDGTMISYTSTIEGAFGSGLMYRGFYLNNELTDFSFSPERGGVPVANRVEGGKRPRSSMSPTVVYDPSGKPFLAVGAAGGPTIPIQTARAIVGVIDFGLPLREALAQPMIMGFGDRVIVEDNSWLEEAIPQLAALGHTRIETSDFLYRTNGALRTGNGWDAVYDPRLDSVLRLSGAE
- a CDS encoding quinone-dependent dihydroorotate dehydrogenase; the protein is MLFPLVRPAIFMLDPEKAHRLSIAGLSMLPPGKPAPRDAVLACNVGGLDFPNAVGVAAGYDKDAEVPDALLGLGFGHVEIGSVTPRPQAGNPKPRLFRLKEDRAVINRMGFNNAGGDKAAQRLAKRKGRGGIVGVNIGANKDSADRIDDYARMARLMAPQGDYLTINISSPNTPGLRALQDESALTGLIDAVFAALDEQPARHPVFLKVAPDLEPADIDAIARIALESRLSALIVSNTTISRPVLSSSDRAEAGGLSGAPLRDLALQRVRDFHLATGGRIPLIGVGGIGSAEDAWARIRAGASMVQLYSAMVYEGPGLARRINRDLKALVQREGFSTIAEAVGTQ